A genomic window from Vigna radiata var. radiata cultivar VC1973A chromosome 2, Vradiata_ver6, whole genome shotgun sequence includes:
- the LOC106755795 gene encoding hevamine-A-like, with the protein MASQRLALITLLLTLSTLSSSRPDKGGIAVYWGQNLNEGTLTTTCDNRNYEIVLLAFLTQYGAGRTPAWNFAGHCDNGAWKHCTELESEIKYCQGKGKKLLLSIGGDSPNYSLSSPEDAKEVANYIYTNFLSGNYGPLGSVTLDGVDFDIERTEDYWDNLARELDYFRQTTGRYFYLSAAPQCPTDPIYYLGKAIATQLFDYIFVQFYNNPSCSIRSGIPAILNSWDRWVSLVASNNSLFVGVPAAPSAGDGYISPEDLNTKVLPHAKQAPNYGGVMLWDRYRDLQNGYSNRILPNVIKSKLQVSVASVSDAIYRCVSKALNRVLDY; encoded by the exons ATGGCGTCTCAAAGACTAGCTTTGATCACACTTCTCTTAACCCTTTCCACTCTCTCTTCCTCACGCCCTGACAAAGGTGGCATCGCCGTGTACTGGGGGCAAAACCTTAACGAAGGCACATTGACAACCACATGTGACAATCGTAACTATGAAATTGTGCTCCTCGCTTTCCTCACCCAATACGGTGCAGGGAGAACCCCAGCTTGGAACTTCGCCGGTCACTGCGACAATGGTGCCTGGAAACATTGCACTGAACTAGAGTCCGAAATAAAATACTGCCAG GGGAAAGGCAAAAAACTGCTCCTTTCAATTGGAGGAGACAGTCCGAACTACTCACTAAGCTCGCCGGAGGATGCAAAGGAGGTGGCCAACTACATCTACACCAACTTCCTAAGCGGCAATTACGGTCCACTGGGAAGCGTCACGCTGGACGGCGTCGACTTCGACATCGAAAGGACGGAGGATTACTGGGACAACCTTGCAAGGGAACTCGACTACTTCCGACAAACGACAGGGCGTTACTTTTACTTGTCGGCAGCCCCTCAGTGCCCTACAGACCCAATCTACTATCTCGGCAAAGCCATCGCCACCCAACTCTTTGATTACATCTTCGTTCAGTTCTACAACAACCCTAGTTGCTCCATCCGAAGTGGCATCCCCGCTATCTTGAACTCCTGGGACAGGTGGGTGAGCTTGGTCGCCTCCAACAACTCGCTCTTCGTGGGCGTGCCAGCAGCGCCCAGCGCCGGCGATGGTTATATTTCGCCGGAGGACCTCAACACCAAGGTGCTTCCGCACGCGAAGCAAGCCCCCAACTACGGGGGAGTGATGCTGTGGGATAGATACCGCGATCTTCAGAACGGTTACAGTAATAGAATACTGCCCAATGTGATTAAATCTAAGTTGCAGGTGTCTGTGGCGTCCGTTTCCGACGCAATTTACCGGTGCGTGTCTAAGGCGTTGAACCGCGTCTTAGATTACTAG
- the LOC106756642 gene encoding hevamine-A-like: MASQRLALITLLLTLSALSSSRADNGGIAVYWGQNLNEGSLTTTCDTGNYEIVLLAFLTQFGAGRTPAWNFAGHCDNGAWTPCTELESEIKYCQGKGIKVLLSIGGDSPNYSISSPEDAKEVANYIYTNFLSGNYGPVGSVTLDGVDFDIERTEDYWDNLARELDYFRQTTGRYFYLSAAPQCPTDPIYYLGKAIATQLFDYIFVQFYNNPSCSYASGIPAILNSWDRWVSLVASNNSLFVGVPAAPSAGAGYIPPEELNSQVLPHAKQASNYGGVMLWDRYRDLQNGYSNSILPNVIKSKLQVSVASVSDAIYRCVSKALNRVLDY; this comes from the exons ATGGCGTCGCAAAGACTAGCTTTGATCACACTTCTCTTAACCCTTTCCGCTCTCTCTTCCTCACGCGCTGACAATGGTGGCATCGCCGTGTACTGGGGGCAAAACCTCAACGAAGGCTCATTGACAACCACATGTGACACTGGTAACTATGAAATTGTGCTCCTCGCTTTCCTCACCCAGTTCGGTGCAGGGAGAACCCCAGCTTGGAACTTCGCCGGTCACTGCGACAATGGTGCCTGGACACCTTGCACTGAACTAGAGTCCGAAATAAAATACTGCCAG GGGAAAGGCATAAAAGTGCTCCTTTCAATTGGAGGAGACAGTCCGAACTACTCAATAAGCTCGCCGGAGGATGCAAAGGAGGTGGCCAACTACATCTACACCAACTTCCTAAGCGGCAATTACGGTCCAGTGGGAAGCGTCACGCTGGACGGCGTCGACTTCGACATCGAAAGGACGGAGGATTACTGGGACAACCTTGCCAGGGAACTCGACTACTTCCGACAAACGACAGGGCGTTACTTTTACTTGTCGGCAGCCCCTCAGTGCCCTACAGACCCAATCTACTATCTCGGCAAAGCCATCGCCACCCAACTCTTCGACTACATCTTCGTTCAGTTCTACAACAACCCTAGTTGCTCCTACGCAAGTGGCATCCCCGCTATCTTGAACTCCTGGGACAGGTGGGTGAGCTTGGTCGCCTCCAACAACTCGCTCTTCGTGGGCGTGCCAGCAGCACCCAGCGCCGGCGCTGGTTATATTCCGCCGGAGGAACTCAACAGCCAGGTGCTTCCGCACGCGAAGCAAGCCTCCAACTACGGGGGAGTGATGCTGTGGGATAGATACCGCGATCTTCAGAACGGTTACAGTAACAGCATACTGCCCAATGTGATTAAGTCTAAGCTGCAGGTGTCTGTGGCGTCCGTTTCCGACGCAATTTACCGGTGCGTGTCTAAGGCGTTGAACCGCGTCTTAGATTACTAG